A portion of the Malania oleifera isolate guangnan ecotype guangnan chromosome 3, ASM2987363v1, whole genome shotgun sequence genome contains these proteins:
- the LOC131152176 gene encoding probable glutathione S-transferase isoform X2 has protein sequence MEEVKLLGFWASPFSHRITWALKLKGVNYEYIEEDIFNKSLLLLQYNPVHEKIPVLLHAGKPIAESGVILEYIEETWLDKCPLLPKDPYERAMARFWIKFADDKYMDFYSFFGINERSMEDQEMAVKEAVKVLKVLEEQCLGDKKFFGGNAIGLVDIAYGWLGHWLGGLEEVMGVKLLEPTNFPRLCAWVKNFGDVPVIKENLPNRERMLVYFQELREKSVAEIGGHI, from the exons ATGGAGGAAGTGAAGCTATTGGGATTCTGGGCTAGTCCATTTAGCCACAGGATCACATGGGCTCTCAAATTAAAAGGTGTAAACTACGAGTACATAGAAGAGGACATATTCAACAAGAGCCTATTGCTTTTGCAGTACAACCCAGTTCACGAGAAGATCCCAGTGCTTCTTCATGCAGGAAAACCCATTGCAGAGTCTGGCGTCATCCTTGAATACATTGAAGAAACATGGCTAGACAAGTGTCCCTTGCTCCCAAAAGATCCTTATGAAAGAGCCATGGCTCGATTTTGGATCAAATTTGCAGATGACAAG TATATGGACTTCTATTCCTTTTTCGGAATCAATGAAAGAAGTATGGAGGATCAAGAAATGGCTGTAAAAGAAGCAGTGAAAGTGCTAAAGGTGTTGGAAGAGCAATGCCTAGGGGACAAGAAGTTCTTTGGGGGAAATGCTATTGGATTGGTGGATATAGCATATGGATGGTTAGGTCACTGGCTAGGAGGCTTGGAGGAAGTGATGGGTGTTAAACTATTGGAGCCAACTAATTTCCCTCGCCTATGTGCGTGGGTTAAGAATTTTGGGGACGTTCCTGTGatcaaagaaaatctccctaatCGTGAAAGAATGTTGGTTTACTTCCAAGAGCTTAGGGAGAAATCTGTTGCTGAAATTGGTGGTCATATTTAA
- the LOC131152176 gene encoding probable glutathione S-transferase isoform X1, whose protein sequence is MQMEEVKLLGFWASPFSHRITWALKLKGVNYEYIEEDIFNKSLLLLQYNPVHEKIPVLLHAGKPIAESGVILEYIEETWLDKCPLLPKDPYERAMARFWIKFADDKYMDFYSFFGINERSMEDQEMAVKEAVKVLKVLEEQCLGDKKFFGGNAIGLVDIAYGWLGHWLGGLEEVMGVKLLEPTNFPRLCAWVKNFGDVPVIKENLPNRERMLVYFQELREKSVAEIGGHI, encoded by the exons ATGCAGATGGAGGAAGTGAAGCTATTGGGATTCTGGGCTAGTCCATTTAGCCACAGGATCACATGGGCTCTCAAATTAAAAGGTGTAAACTACGAGTACATAGAAGAGGACATATTCAACAAGAGCCTATTGCTTTTGCAGTACAACCCAGTTCACGAGAAGATCCCAGTGCTTCTTCATGCAGGAAAACCCATTGCAGAGTCTGGCGTCATCCTTGAATACATTGAAGAAACATGGCTAGACAAGTGTCCCTTGCTCCCAAAAGATCCTTATGAAAGAGCCATGGCTCGATTTTGGATCAAATTTGCAGATGACAAG TATATGGACTTCTATTCCTTTTTCGGAATCAATGAAAGAAGTATGGAGGATCAAGAAATGGCTGTAAAAGAAGCAGTGAAAGTGCTAAAGGTGTTGGAAGAGCAATGCCTAGGGGACAAGAAGTTCTTTGGGGGAAATGCTATTGGATTGGTGGATATAGCATATGGATGGTTAGGTCACTGGCTAGGAGGCTTGGAGGAAGTGATGGGTGTTAAACTATTGGAGCCAACTAATTTCCCTCGCCTATGTGCGTGGGTTAAGAATTTTGGGGACGTTCCTGTGatcaaagaaaatctccctaatCGTGAAAGAATGTTGGTTTACTTCCAAGAGCTTAGGGAGAAATCTGTTGCTGAAATTGGTGGTCATATTTAA